CCCCTCCATTTCAGTGTCCCGGGTCGCCAGCGTCAGCCTGCCGCCGTCAGGCATGGCGTGGAGCGCGTTGACGATGAGATTGACGAGCACCTGCTGCAGCTCGGTGCGGTTCATCAGCACCATGCGCTGCGCCTGCTGCCGGCGTTCGACGGAAACGCGGCTGCGGTTGAGAAGGTGCTGCACCAGCGGCAGGCAATCGGTGATCACGTCGTCGGGCGCATGGCGCTCCACATAGCCGGCATATTCCTCCGGCTTGGCGAACTGAAGCAGGCGGGTGACGATCTGGCTGATGCGGTGGATCTGCTCGTCCAGCAGCCTGAACTCTGTGCCGGCCTCGCGCGCCTTGTCGCCCATCACCGCGCGGATGACTTCCAGATTGCCCTGCATGACGGCGATGGGATTGTTGATTTCATGCGCCACGCCGGCGGTGATCTCGCCGATGGCGGCCAGCTTCTCCGACATGATGAGCTGGCGCGTTGTGGCCTCAAGCTGGCGGTTGGCGAGTTCCAGTTCACGCGTGCGCTCCTCCACGCGGATGTTGAGCTCATCGTTCCAGGCGCGCAGCTTGGCGTCGCGCGCCTGTAACTGGTCGAGCAGATTGTCGAGGTGGATGGCGACGCGGCCGATCTCGTCGCGCGCCTGGCGAACGCCGGTGCGCGCGCCGAGGTCGCCGCTTTCCACCCGCGCAATGGTGCCGGTCATGCGCTCCAGCGGCAGGAACACGGAGCCCGCCCAGCGCAGGAAAACCGGAACGCTGACGGCGGTGATGGCAAGGAAGGCCAGAAGGATGGTGATCAGCGTCTCGTGCTTGGCCTGCGTGAAGGGCGCTTCCAGAAAACCGACATAGAGCATGCCGACGCGGTTGCCGTAGCTGTCGGTCACCGGCTCATAGGCGGAAATGTACCAGTCGTTGACGACGAAGGCGCTGTCGAGCCAGGTGCGGCCCTTGTCCAGCACCGCCGCGCGCACGATGGCCGAAACGCGGGTGCCGAGCGCGCGCCGCCCCTCGAACAGGCGCACATTGGTGCTCACCCGCACATCGTCCACGAACAGCGTGGCCGTGCCCTGACTGCCTTCGGGCAGGCTGGCTTCGCGGTAGACGAGATCGTTGATCGTGTCGATGAATTCCAGATTCTGGTTGAGCAGCAATCCGCCCACCAGCGCGCCCTGCCGCCCGTCGGCAAGCCGGGCCGGGCCGGCGGAATGGATCACCATGCCGCGCGTTTCCTCGTCGCGGTCGGTCGGCACGGCATTGGGCGTCGGCACCAGCTCCACGCGCGCCCGTTCCACAAGTGCCGGCGAGAACACGGCCAGATCGGCACTTTCAAAGATGTCGATGGCGGTGGAAGGCCGCCCTTCCAGCGCGCCCTGAATGATCGGCCAGTCGGCGCGGGGCACACCTGAGGCCATGTCGCGGGCGGTCGCTGCGATCCTGCCCTGCTCGTCGACGAGATAAAGGAAGTCGAAGCCCAGCGCCTGCCGCTGCTCTTCCAGCAGATCGCGCAGCACGGCGGGCGTCCGGGCCTGCGGTTCAACGGCGTCCCGGTAGCGCGCCGATCCGCTGAGGGCTGCCATGCGCTCGCCGGTGTTTTCCAGCAGCCGCTCCAGATACTGATGCGCGATGGTGAGATCGCCATTGACCTTCGAGATCAGCGCGGCATCGAACTTGGAATTCCAGCGCAGGATGGTGACGCCCAGAAGCAGCGGCAAAAGCACCAGCGTCGGCAGAAGCGCGATGGCCAGAAGGCGGACGCGAACCGAGCGCGCTGCACTCATGCGGCCGGGTTGCGGCCCTCTTCGGTTCGGCCCGTTCTGGTCCGGCTTGCTCTGGTCCGGTGAAGGCCCTTGCGTGTCAGACATTCCACGCCGCGCATTTGCGGTCGATGGTCTTGCGCGAAACGCCGAGCCTGCGCGCCGCCTCGTCGCGATTGCCGCCGGTTTCGCGCAGCATGCCGAGAATATGCCGGCGCTCCATATCCGCCAGGCTGTCGGCTGCGGCGTCGGCTGCGTCGACGGGCGTCTGGCGCGTGTTCACAAGATGCTCGACCGGGAACCGGCCGAGGATCAGCGTGCGCTCAATCAGATTGTGCAACTCGCGCACATTGCCCGGCCAGTCGTAGCGGCCGAGTGCTGCGCGGGCGGCGGCATCCACCGGCACCGGCGGCATGCCGAGCTGGCGCGACAGCTTCTGCATGAACAGTTCGGCCAGATCGTACACATCGTTGCCGCGATCGTTCAGCGGCGGCATGTGGATCTGCATGACGTTGATGCGGAAATAGAGGTCGGCCCGGAACTGCCCCTGCTGCACCAGCCGCTCAAGGTCGGCATTGGTGGCGAAGACGAAGCGCAGATCGACCGGCACCTCGCGCTCCGAGCCGACAGGCCGCACGCGCCGGTCCTCCAGCACGCGCAGCAGCTTGCTCTGCATGGGCAGCGGCAGGTCGCCGATCTCGTCGAGAAACAGCGTGCCCTCCTGCGCATGCATGAAGATGCCCTCGCGCGCCCGCTCCGCGCCGGTGAAGGCGCCTTTCAGGTGGCCGAACAGTTCGCTTTCGATCATGTCGGGCGGAATGGCGGCGCAATTGACCGGCACGAAGGGCTTGTCGGCCCGGTCCGACAGCGAGTGCAGCGAGCGGGCGGCGACCTCCTTGCCGGTGCCGGAAGCGCCGGTCAAAAGCACCGATGTCGGCAGCGGGGCGACGCGCGTGATCGTCTCGCGCACCCGCATGATCGCTTCGGACTCGCCGATCAGCCGGTCGCGCAGCAGCATCTGGTCGGCGGCGGCGCGCAACTGGTAGCGCAGCACCTGATTTTCGCGCTGCAGCCGCACCCGGTCGAGGCAGCGCGCCACGGCGTTCAGGATCTGGTTGGAGCGGAACGGTTTCAGCACGAAATCGGCGGCACCAGCCCGCAGCGCCTGAATGGCGGTTTCGAGATCGGCGAAGGCCGTCATCAGGATGGTGTCGGCGAAGAAGCCGATGGCGCGCTGCTCGGCCAGCCATTCGACGCCGCTCTTGCCGGGCATGATGTTGTCGAGGATGACGATGTCGAAATGGTGCTTGTCGAGTTTGCGGGTGGCTTCCTGCGTATCGGCCGCCTCTTCCAGCCGCTTGCAGCGCGGACCCAGCGTGCGCACAAGGAAATTGCGCATGCCGGGTTCGTCGTCCACGACCAGTATCGACGCCTGTGCAAGCCAGGGACCGAATTCGGGATCGCCATCGGGTTCGCTTAGCCGGTGCACGGAATGTGCGGGCACTGTCATCCTCCCAATGCCGCTGTGAATGTCCGATTCCAACCTAGCGGTTCGGCAACGAAAAGACAGCCCCTGTTCGGATTTGGAATAGCGCTTCAGGGAAGCGCGGCCCGGTTGCCGCGCTGTCCTGTGCGGCGCGGCCCGTCAGGCGTGCGCCCAGTCCCAGTAGAGCTGGCGCGCCTTGCGGGCGAAGGGCCCGTATTCCAGCTTGCGATCGTCGAAGCCCAGAACCGGCATCACCTTGGTGATGTTGCCGCTGGAGAAGATCTCGTCGGCCTTGCGGAAGTCGTCAACGCTCAGCGTCTTTTCATGGACCGTGACGCCGGCATCGCGCAGCAGGCGGATGACGCGCTGGCGGGTGATGCCGTCGAGGAAAGTTCCGTTCGGAACCGGGGTGAACACCTCGCCGCCGCGGGCCATGAACACGTTGGAGGTGGCAAGCTCCGCCACATTGCCCAGCGTGTCGCACACCAGCGCATTGCCGAAGCCGGCGGCGCGGGCCTGCGCCAGCATGCGGGCGTTGTTGGGATAGAGGCAGGCCGCCTTGGCGTTCACCGGCATGGTTTCCATCGTCGGGCGGCGGAAGGTGGTGGTTGTGATGGTGAAGCCGCCGGGCTCGACCATCGGCCGCTCTTCCAGACAGAGCGCGAAGGTGGTGGAAGCGGGGTCGAGCGCCACCACGCTTGCGTCGCCCTCTTCGGCCCAATACATCGGGCGGATGTAGATGGCGGCATCGGCGGCAAAATGCTTCAGCCCCTCATGCACCAGCTCCATGATCCGTTCGGCGCTGAGCGTCGGCTGGAGGCCGAGCGCCCGGGCGGAGGTGTTGACCCGTTCGGAGTGCAGGTCGAGGTCGGGCATGACGCCTTCGAAGCGGCGCGCGCCATCGAACACCAGCGAGCCCAGCCATGTCGCGTGCGAGCCGGCACCGAGAATGCGCACATCCCCTTCGTGCCATTTATTATTGTACCACGTCCATTGGTTGGAAACCTGCGCCATCGGAAACCCCGGTTCTTAGAAAATTTTGCGAAATCTATCCGCAGCCGGCCGGCTGCGTCCAATGCAAATGTCGCTTTTTCGACAGACATATGCGGGCAACCGGATCGTCAGGAGGGCTGTCGGCATCATCATGCGGCTTCTGCGCCGCCCTGACCGATCAGCTGGCCGGCGACCGTGGTGATGGTGGCCGCCAGCTGTTCCATCAGGTCGGTGGCGCCGCTGGTCTTGCGCCAGAACAGGCCGATGTCGCGCCGGAAGTCGCCCGATTCCAGAGGCAGCAGCGCCATGTCCTTCGACGTGGCATGGCCGGTGCAGGCAAGCTGCGGCAGCAGCGTCACGCCCATGCCGGCGATCACCATCTGGCGCAGGGTTTCGAGGCTGGTGCCGCGGAAATCGTCATATTCGCGCGCGCCGTAGCGGCGGCACAGGCTCAGCGCCTGGTCGCGCAGGCAATGGCCCTCTTCCAGCAGCATCAGGTTCTGGCTGGCAAGTGCATCGACGGGCGCGGGGCTGCGCCCTGCAAGGGCATGGGAGGCCGGAACGGCCAGCCTGAACGGTTCGCTGAACAGCTTGCGCCCGGTCACATGCGCATCCTCGACCGGCATCGCCAGCAGCACCGCGTCGATCTGGCCGTCGATCAGGCGGCGCAGCAGAATGCTGCTCTTTTCCTCGGTCAGCAGGATTTCGGTGGCGGGAAAGGCGCGCATGAAGCGCGGCACCACATGCGGCAGAAGATAAGGCCCGAGTGTGGGAAATACGCCCAGATGCAGGCGCCGCGTGGCGCCCGCGGAATGGCGCGCCGCCTCGTCGCGCAACTGCGCCACCTCGTCGAGCACGGTGCGGGCGCGGCGCACGGCGGCTTCGCCGGCCTGCGTGAGGATCAGCCGGCGTGGCGCGCGCTCGAACAGCGCCACGCCCAGTTCCTGCTCCAGCTTGCGGATTTGCGCCGACAGCGTCGGCTGGCTGACGCCGCAGGCTGCGGCGGCGCGGTGGAAGTTGCGCTGGTCGGCCAGCGCAACGAGATATTCCAGCTCGCGCAGGTTCATCGCATGTCGGACCCCGAGTCGTAAGCCCTCAGGCAGCCTGTTCTTCGGCCGGCAGGCGGATCAGGTAGTCGAAGGCGGCGAGCGATGCCCGCGCCCCCTCGCCCATGGCGATGACGATCTGCTTGTAGGGCGCGGTCGTGCAGTCGCCGGCAGCGAACACGCCGGGGATCGAGGTCTGGCCGTGCCTGTCGACGACGATCTCGCCGCGCGCGTCGAGCGCGAGCGTGCCCTTCAGCCATTCGGTGTTGGGCACGAGGCCGATCTGCACGAACACGCCTTCCAGCGCGATGTCGCGGATTTCGCCACTGGTGCGGTCCTCGTAGGCAATGGCGGTGACGCGCTTGCCGTCGCCCTTCACTTCCGTCGTGCGGGCGGAGGTGATGATGGTGACGTTGGGCAGGCTTTTGAGCTTGCGCTGCAACACCTCGTCGGCGCGCAGCATCTTGTCGAACTCGACCAGCGTGACATGGCCGACCAGACCGGCAAGGTCGATCGCGGCCTCGACGCCGGAGTTGCCGCCGCCGATCACCGCCACGCGCTTGCCCTTGAACAGCGGACCGTCGCAATGCGGGCAGAAAGCCACGCCCTTGTTGACGTAATCCTGCTCGCCCGGAACCCCCATGCGCCGCCAGCGCGCGCCGGTGGACAGCACCACCGAAGCGCCGGTCAGCGAAGCGCCCGAGGCCAGCGTGACCCTGAAGCCGTCCGCCACCTGCTCCAGCTTGGTCGCCTGCTGGCCGTTGATGATCTCGGCATCATATTCGCGCACATGGGTTTCCAGCGCGCGGGCAAGCTTCGGCCCTTCGGTGTGGGGCACGGAAATGAGGTTCTCGATCGACATGGTGTCCAGCACCTGCCCGCCGAAGCGCTCGGCCACCACGCCGGTGCGGATGCCCTTGCGCGCGGCATAGACGGCTGCCGCCGCACCCGCCGGGCCGCCGCCGACGATCAGGACCTCGAAGGGTTCCTGCGCGTTGATGGTCTCGACGGCGCGGTCGGCCGCCCCGGTGTCGATCTTCGCCAGGATCTCCTCGGCGCCCATGCGGCCCGCGCCGAAGGTCTCGCCATTGAGGAACACGGTCGGAACCGACATCACCTGCCGCTCGGACACTTCCGACTGGAACAGCGCGCCATCGATGGCGACATGCTCGATGCCCGGATTGAGAACGGCCATGAGGTTGAGCGCCTGCACCACGTCGGGGCAGTTCTGGCACGACAGCGAGAAATAGGTCTCGAAGCGGAAATTGCCCTTCAGCGCGCGGATCTGGTCGATCAGCGCCTGCTCGACCTTGGGCGGATAGCCGCCGACCTGCAACAGCGCCAGCACCAGCGAGGTGAATTCATGGCCGAGCGGAATGCCGGCGAAGGTGAGGTGAATGTCTTCGCCCGGCGTGGTGAGTGCGAAGGAGGGCACGCGCTGGCCGGCCACGTCGCCGCGCCGCACGGTGATCCTGTCCGACTGCTCGCGGATCTGTTCCAGAAGCTGCAGCAGGTCGCGCGACTTCGCATCCTCACCCGCATAGGCGACGATTTCGACCGGGCGCACCAGACGTTCGAGATAGCCCTTGAGCTGGGTTTTCAGGTTTGCGTCGAGCATGGCTGCACTCCTTGGAACTTGGGAGGAATTTGGGGCCGGGGTAGCGGGCCGGCCTTCCCTGTATGATCGCCGGGCCGCTTCATGAGACGGGCAGCCCGGCTTTTCATCATCGCGAAGCGGTCAGATCTTGCCGACGAGGTCGAGCGAAGGAGCGAGAGTCGCCTCGCCTTCCTGCCACTTGGCGGGGCAGACCTCGCCCGGATGGGCGCGCACATACTGGGCGGCCTTGATCTTGCGCACGAGGTCGGACGCATCGCGGCCAATGCCCTCGGCGGTGATTTCCATGGCCTGGATCACGCCATCGGGATCGACGATGAAGGTGGCGCGGTCGGCGAGGCCCTGGCCTTCACGCATCACGCCGAAATTGTTGGTCACGACGCCGCTCGGGTCGCCGATCATGGTGTAGTTGATCTTGCCGATGGTGTCGGAAGAATCGTGCCATGCCTTGTGCGTGAAGTGGGTGTCGGTCGACACCGAGTAGACCTCGACGCCCATCTTCTGCAGCTCGTCATAGTGGTCGGCCACGTCGCCAAGCTCGGTCGGGCACACGAAGGTGAAATCGGCGGGGTAGAAGAAGAAGACCGCCCACTTGCCCAGCACATCCTCTTCGCTGACGGAAATGAACTTACCCTGACGGTAGGCCTGCGCCATGAAGGGTTTGATCTTCGAATTGATGATAGCCACTGTGCACTCCTTTGGAACGGTTCGGAACCGGTATAGATGTTGCACCGCAGCACGTAAAATCGATTGATCCCGCAAGATTGATAGATTTCGTCTATCGGAAAGGGGAAAGCCGCCGCAATCCATTGAAAAGCCATGGAATCGGTCGGATTTTGCACGAATTTCAGAGGCTTGCGATTTTGCATAGCTGCCATGCCGCGACATTCTGGCTCGTGTTTTCAACAGAATGGCAGGCCCCGGCGTGGGTTTGCAGGTCGGACATGACACGAGCCCGCAAGAATCGGAATTCTCGCAGTTGCGAGATTGTCTGCCGGAAAATTTCTTTCCTTCTTCGCTGCCCCCGGCGGCTTGACCTTTGCGGGCCGGTAGGGTCAGTTGCCGCGCAAGCCCATCACCCCAAAGCCTGATGGCGCGACAGGCGAACGCACGGGTTCGCGCCGCGCCATGGCCGTCAACGCGGAGGAGTTCCGGCCATGATGAAGACTGTTTCCACCTCGAAGTCGCACGGCGGCGTTCAGGGGGTCTATTCGCACGCTTCCGAGGTGTGCGCCTGCGACATGACCTTTGCCGTGTTCGTGCCGCCGCAGGCCGCAAAGGGGCCGGTTCCGGTCCTGTGGTATCTGTCGGGGCTGACCTGCACCCATGCCAATGTGATGGACAAGGGCGAGTACCGCCGGCTTGCCGCGGAGCTTGGGCTGATCGTGGTGTGCCCCGACACCAGCCCGCGCGGCGAGAGCGTTCCGGACGAAAAGGACAACTGGCAGTTCGGCTCGGGCGCCGGCTTCTATCTGGACGCCACCGAAGCGCCCTACGCGAAGAACTACCGCATGTATTCCTATATCACGGAAGAGCTGCCGGCGCTGATCGCCGCCAATTTCCCCGCAGACATGGAAAGGCAGGGCATTTTCGGCCATTCGATGGGCGGGCATGGCGCGATCACCATCGCGCTGAAAAATCCCGGCCGCTATCGCAGTTGCACCGCTTTCGCCCCGATCGCGCAGCCCTCGACGGCGGGCTGGTCACGGCCGGCGCTGGAGAAGTATCTTGGCGCCGACGAGGCCGCATGGCGCACTTACGACGCCACGCTGCTGATCGCCGACGGCCGCCGGTTCCCCGAATTGCTGGTCGATCAGGGCACGGCCGACTCCTTCCTTGAGGAAGGCCTGCGCCCGCAGCTTCTGGAAAAGGCCTGCCGGGATGCCGGAATGGAGCTGACGCTGCGCATGCAGGACGGCTACGACCATTCCTACAATTTCATCTCCACCTTCATGGACGATCATCTGCGCTGGCACGCCGACCGGCTTCGCTGAGTTTCAGCCCCGGAGACAGGACCCGGAGACAGGCAAGTCGCCCGCAACCGGAAGCAGTGGCGGGCAACATGTGCGACGCAACAGCTGAAGCGGTTGCGCCGGCGCTCAGGGGAGCGCGATCCGTTGCGTTCATCTGTATGGATGCGTCACGGATCAGGCCCGCGCAGTTCAGGCCCGCAGGGCAGCAGTGCTCCACATGGAGAGCGGGGCGGTGAACGTTTTGGCTTTCGGCTGCTGCCGCTGGGGCTCGCACAGCGAACTGTAGAGCGATTCCAGAACCCCGCGCGCCGGGCTGCTTTCGACGCGATACCAGATCATCTGGCCATCGCGGCGGCCGCTGATCAGCCCGCAGCGGCGCAGCGTGGCAAGGTTCTGCGAGACGGTCGAATCGCGCACGCCGAGCAACTCCACCAGCTGGCCGACGGATTTTTCGCCCTCCATCAGCATGCACAGGATCATCAGGCGATGCCGGTTGGCGAGCACCTTCAGCAACTCGCTGGCATAGTCTGCCGCCGCCTGCATGGAATCGAGATCAATCTTCATGGTCCGGTCCTGCGCGAAAGCGTTCCGTCGAGGTAACATGCAACCATCCTTATATCTGAATGAATATAAGGATGGAAGCGACAAGGCCTATTGCAGGCCGTACATCTTTTCGCGGTCGAGCTTGTAGGACCATGGCAGGCCGGCATTCTTCCAGCCGTTCACGCTGCGGGTGCCGGCAGTGGGGCCTTCCTTGGCCATGTCGCCCTCGAAGCCTTCGACGATGCTGTAGACATTGGTGAAGCCGGCCTCGGCCAAAAGGTTGGCGGAAGCTGCGCTGCGGTCGCCGGAGCGGCACATGACGATGACCTTCGCGTTCTGGTCGAGCCCCTTCTTTTCCAGGCGCTCACGGACGGCGGGCACGAAATCAGGGTTCAGTTCCAGCTTGAAGCTGGACTTTTCCGCGTCCCAGACCGGGAAATCGGGCATCAGCATGTAAGGAACATTGGCGTCGGCATCGGTCGGCATGCCGATGAAATTCATCTCTGCGGGCGTGCGCACATCGATGAACAGCACCTTTGCCGGGTCCTGCCCGATCATCTCATGGGCTTCGGAAGGGGTGAGGTAGAGACCAAGCTTCGTGTGCTTGGACTTCGGAAGATCGGCCTCCGTCACGGCAAGCGCCTGCGTGGAGAAAAAGGCGAATATGGACAGAGCGAAGGCAAGCAGGCGCACGGAGGGTCTCCCTTGATAGATAGAATTATCTATATTCATACATATATAACGCTTCTTGCCAAGGAAGATTTGCGCGCAGGCCGCGAAAGCCGGGGAATGTGCCGGGCCCGATGAGGCTGCGCCCCGGATCGCCCCCCGGATCGCCCCCGGGTCGCCCACGCATTGCGAACGGGATCGTCATCGGATCGTCGCGATTGTGAAACGTGACCGTCACAGCCGCGCGCTAGGCGCAAGGGGCATCTTCCTGCAATTCGAGGACCCCTTCCATGCTCAAGAAGACCCTTCTGGCCACGGCCGCGCTTCTGGCTTTTCACCTGCCGGCCTCCGCCGCCGAAACCTTCCCCGCCAAACTTGCCGGCCATGCCTATCTGCCGGCGTTCACGCTCATTCCCCCGCCTGCCGATGCGCCCGAGGACGCGTGGATCTCGGGCAAGTTCACGGGCAGGACGCGCAACCATGACGTGATGTCGGTGCCGGGCGATGTCGGCCCCGCCTATGGCAGCCACCCGACCGGCATTTCGCTGCCCTTCATCGGCCAGCCCGTGCAGGGCCTGTCCGGTTTCGCCATGAACCGCGCCGAAGACGGCAGCATCTACACGCTGACCGACAACGGCTTCGGCACCAAGGCCAACAGCCCCGATGCGCTCCTGTTCTTCCACCGCGTGAAACCCGATTTCGAGACCGGCAAGGTGGAGCGCATCGAATCGGTGTTCCTGCGCGATCCCGACCGCAAGGTGCCGTTCCGCATCGCCTATGAAGGCACGGACAGCCGCTATCTCACCGGCGCGGATTTCGATCCGGAAAGCATTCAGGTCCTCGACGGCGAGGTCTGGATCGGCGACGAGTTCGGCCCCTATATCATCCATGCCACGGCCGACGGCCGGGTGCTGAACGTTCACCAGACCATGCTGGACGGCAAGGCGCTGACCGGTCCCGACACGCCCGGCACCGTGGTTCCTGCCCAGCCCGGCAAGGATTTTCAGGTGCAGCGCTCCGGCGGCTATGAGGGCATGGCGCTCCAGCCGAAGACCAATCTCTTGTGGGCCATGCTGGAAAAGCCGATCCTCGGTGAAGACGGCAAGCCGGAAGGCGATTTCCTGCGCGTTCTGACCTTCGATACGGGCAAGGGCGACACGGGCAAGAGCGGCTGGACCGGCGACAGCTACAAGTTCCGCCTCGCCGAGGGCGCTACGGCGATCGGTGATTTCAACTTCATCGACGACAGCCGCGCGTTGGTCATCGAGCGCGACAATGGCGAGGGCGATCCGAGCCTTGCCTGCGCCGAGGGTGCCGGGGACAAGTCCGCCTGCTATCCGGTTCCGGCAAAGGTGAAGAACATCGTGCTGGTCGACACCGCCCGCACCGATGCCGACGGCTTCATCCACCGCATCGGCCACATCGACCTGATGGACATTCAGGACCCGGACGGCAAGGCCATTCTGGAAACCGATGCCGCGCGCGACCTGAAGGGCAAGTTCACCTTCCCCTTCTTCACCATCGAGGATGTGATGCTCTACGACGACACCCACATTCTGGTCGCCAACGACAACAACCTGCCCTTCTCGGCAGGCCGCCGCATCGGTCAGGCCGCCAACAACGAGTTCATCCTGCTCGACGTTGCGGATTTCCTCGCGGCGAAATAGCTGAAACCGGGCGGCGGGGCTTTGTCCCGTCGCCCGCCTTCTTCCCGGCTTTGCCTATGCCGCAGCCTGATCCTGCATGATCGCCGCGATGCGGGCGGCGGTGCGGGCCACGCCTTCCTCGATGCGGCCGGCGGGGATCGAGGAATAGCCCATGCGGAAGAAGCGGCACGGGCCGTCCATGTCGGGGAAGAAGGGCGAGCCGGTTTCGATCAGCACGCCGTCCTGCCGCAACTCGTTCATCAGCCGGTCGGCGTCCAGCCCCTGCGGTCCCTCGACCCAGAAGGAGGTGCCGCCGAAATCGGAAGCGCCGGCGATCTTCAGCCGGTGCCGCTCCAGCGCCGCCGCCATCACCTCATGGCGCTTGCGGTATTCGAGCCGCATCCGGCGGATCACCGCATCATAATGGCCGAGCGCCAGGAAGTAGGACACCGTGCGCTGAAGATGACCGGGCGGATGGCGCAGCATCAGTGCGCGCAAAGCCCGCGCCTCGCGGATCACCGGCGCGGGCGCGGCCAGATAGCCGAGCCTCAGCCCCGGAAACAGCGACTTCGAGAAGGAGCCGACATAGAGCACGCGCCCGTTGCGGTCGAGCGACTTGAGCGCCGGCGACGGCGGTTTCAAAAAGCTCATCTCGAATTCGTAATCGTCTTCCACGATGATGAAGTCGCGCTTTTCCGCTTCGGCCAGAAGGTCGAGCCGGCGCTCCATCGGCATGGTGGCGGCGGTCGGCGAATGGTGGCTCGGCGTGACGAACACCACGTCCGGCTTTGCCGGCAAAAGATCCAGCCGCAGCCCGCCCTCGTCGACGTCGACAGCGGTGACGTCGGCGCCGCTCAGATGCAGCGCCGCACTCAGATCGGGATGGCAGGGATTTTCGCACACCGCCACCGATCCCGGCTTGAGCATGAGCTGGATGGTCAGCCACAGCGCATTCTGGGCGCCCACCGTCACCAGTATCTCGTCGGGGCTGGCCTTGATGCCGCGGTTCGGCAGCGAGCGGCTGCATATGTAGTTGACGAGCTGCACATCGTCGGCGGCGGCGAAATCGCCGGCCATCAGCTCGAAATCCTCGCGCGCCAGCGCGCGCCGCGCGCAATCGCGCCATGCCGAGAGGTCGAACAGCGTCGGGTCCATCTGGCCATAGAGGAAGGGGAAGGGAAAGCGGTGCCAGTCCAGCGGCTTGCGGATGGGCTTGGCGATCGAGAAGCTGGCCTTGATCTTGGCCGGCCAGTTCA
Above is a window of Aquamicrobium lusatiense DNA encoding:
- a CDS encoding PLP-dependent aminotransferase family protein, which encodes MSQQIVSETIFFIDRKSRSGLQNQIRETLVSAVLSGRLVPGARLPSTRKLADYLNISRITVTLAYQELASQGYLEARGRSAYFVADTSPQAGPGSGESAAAESSVNWPAKIKASFSIAKPIRKPLDWHRFPFPFLYGQMDPTLFDLSAWRDCARRALAREDFELMAGDFAAADDVQLVNYICSRSLPNRGIKASPDEILVTVGAQNALWLTIQLMLKPGSVAVCENPCHPDLSAALHLSGADVTAVDVDEGGLRLDLLPAKPDVVFVTPSHHSPTAATMPMERRLDLLAEAEKRDFIIVEDDYEFEMSFLKPPSPALKSLDRNGRVLYVGSFSKSLFPGLRLGYLAAPAPVIREARALRALMLRHPPGHLQRTVSYFLALGHYDAVIRRMRLEYRKRHEVMAAALERHRLKIAGASDFGGTSFWVEGPQGLDADRLMNELRQDGVLIETGSPFFPDMDGPCRFFRMGYSSIPAGRIEEGVARTAARIAAIMQDQAAA
- a CDS encoding esterase-like activity of phytase family protein; the protein is MLKKTLLATAALLAFHLPASAAETFPAKLAGHAYLPAFTLIPPPADAPEDAWISGKFTGRTRNHDVMSVPGDVGPAYGSHPTGISLPFIGQPVQGLSGFAMNRAEDGSIYTLTDNGFGTKANSPDALLFFHRVKPDFETGKVERIESVFLRDPDRKVPFRIAYEGTDSRYLTGADFDPESIQVLDGEVWIGDEFGPYIIHATADGRVLNVHQTMLDGKALTGPDTPGTVVPAQPGKDFQVQRSGGYEGMALQPKTNLLWAMLEKPILGEDGKPEGDFLRVLTFDTGKGDTGKSGWTGDSYKFRLAEGATAIGDFNFIDDSRALVIERDNGEGDPSLACAEGAGDKSACYPVPAKVKNIVLVDTARTDADGFIHRIGHIDLMDIQDPDGKAILETDAARDLKGKFTFPFFTIEDVMLYDDTHILVANDNNLPFSAGRRIGQAANNEFILLDVADFLAAK
- the fghA gene encoding S-formylglutathione hydrolase; amino-acid sequence: MKTVSTSKSHGGVQGVYSHASEVCACDMTFAVFVPPQAAKGPVPVLWYLSGLTCTHANVMDKGEYRRLAAELGLIVVCPDTSPRGESVPDEKDNWQFGSGAGFYLDATEAPYAKNYRMYSYITEELPALIAANFPADMERQGIFGHSMGGHGAITIALKNPGRYRSCTAFAPIAQPSTAGWSRPALEKYLGADEAAWRTYDATLLIADGRRFPELLVDQGTADSFLEEGLRPQLLEKACRDAGMELTLRMQDGYDHSYNFISTFMDDHLRWHADRLR
- a CDS encoding rhodanese-like domain-containing protein, whose amino-acid sequence is MRLLAFALSIFAFFSTQALAVTEADLPKSKHTKLGLYLTPSEAHEMIGQDPAKVLFIDVRTPAEMNFIGMPTDADANVPYMLMPDFPVWDAEKSSFKLELNPDFVPAVRERLEKKGLDQNAKVIVMCRSGDRSAASANLLAEAGFTNVYSIVEGFEGDMAKEGPTAGTRSVNGWKNAGLPWSYKLDREKMYGLQ
- a CDS encoding ArsR/SmtB family transcription factor, with protein sequence MKIDLDSMQAAADYASELLKVLANRHRLMILCMLMEGEKSVGQLVELLGVRDSTVSQNLATLRRCGLISGRRDGQMIWYRVESSPARGVLESLYSSLCEPQRQQPKAKTFTAPLSMWSTAALRA